In the Piscinibacter sp. XHJ-5 genome, one interval contains:
- the flhA gene encoding flagellar biosynthesis protein FlhA — translation MNTLIRQVQTWLGPNANAIRAAMAPLFIILVLAMMVLPLPPFALDLLFTFNIAMALMVMMVAAYMVKPLDFAAFPSVILLTTLLRLSLNVASTRVVLLEGHTGPGAAGAVIESFGHFLIGGNFAVGLIVFAILVVINFVVVTKGAERIAEVGARFTLDAMPGKQMAIDADLNAGLINEKEAKRRRAEVGEEAEFFGSMDGASKYVRGDAMAGLLILFINIIGGFIIGVAQHDLSASAAANSYILLAVGDALVAQIPALLISVAAAMVVSRVGKDNDVGSQIAKQVFNSPKSLAIVSGVIGVLGLIPGMPHLVFLIIAGALGYAAWWMHQRDKRLAEAPPPTRELPPANAEASWDDLQPVDTLGLEVGYRLISLVDKAREGDLLARIKGVRKKFAQDVGFLPPPVHIRDNLELKPSTYRLSLRGAVVGEGEAFPGMWLAINPGGATTHLIGTATRDPAFGLPAVWIEERQREAAQMAGFTVVDCSTVVATHLSHLMQLHAAKLLGRVETQQLVEHVTKLAPKLIEDVVPKMVGIAALQKVLQLLLEEGVHIRDMRSIVECLAEHAATVTDPNELARRIRIHLAPAIVQQIYGPTQELDVIALEPELERLVTQALNSPHGAALDPGVAETLTRSAAESARRQEDLGVPACLLVPDLIRAPMARLLKRAAPRLRVLGHSEIPETHSIRIGSIIGGAA, via the coding sequence ATGAATACGCTCATCCGACAGGTCCAGACCTGGCTGGGCCCGAACGCCAACGCCATCCGCGCCGCCATGGCCCCGCTGTTCATCATCCTCGTGCTGGCGATGATGGTGCTGCCGCTGCCGCCCTTCGCGCTGGACCTGCTGTTCACCTTCAACATCGCGATGGCGCTGATGGTGATGATGGTCGCGGCCTACATGGTCAAGCCGCTGGACTTCGCCGCTTTCCCGTCGGTGATCCTGCTGACCACGCTGCTGCGGCTGTCGCTGAACGTCGCATCGACGCGCGTGGTGCTGCTCGAAGGCCACACCGGCCCCGGCGCGGCCGGCGCGGTGATCGAGTCCTTCGGGCACTTTCTCATCGGCGGCAACTTCGCCGTCGGCCTGATCGTCTTCGCCATCCTCGTCGTCATCAACTTCGTCGTCGTCACGAAGGGCGCCGAGCGCATCGCCGAAGTCGGCGCGCGCTTCACCCTGGATGCCATGCCCGGCAAGCAGATGGCGATCGACGCCGATCTCAACGCCGGCCTGATCAACGAGAAGGAAGCCAAGCGGCGGCGCGCCGAGGTGGGCGAGGAGGCGGAGTTCTTCGGCTCGATGGACGGCGCGTCGAAGTACGTGCGCGGCGACGCGATGGCCGGCCTGTTGATCCTGTTCATCAACATCATCGGCGGCTTCATCATCGGCGTGGCACAGCACGACCTGTCGGCATCGGCCGCGGCCAACAGCTACATCCTGCTCGCCGTCGGCGATGCCCTGGTGGCGCAGATCCCGGCGCTGCTGATCTCGGTCGCCGCGGCGATGGTGGTGTCGCGCGTCGGCAAGGACAACGACGTCGGCAGCCAGATCGCCAAGCAGGTGTTCAACTCGCCGAAGTCGCTGGCCATCGTGTCGGGCGTGATCGGCGTGTTGGGCCTCATCCCCGGCATGCCGCACCTGGTGTTCCTGATCATCGCCGGGGCGCTGGGCTACGCGGCGTGGTGGATGCACCAGCGCGACAAGCGGCTCGCCGAGGCGCCGCCGCCAACGCGCGAGCTGCCGCCGGCCAACGCCGAGGCGAGCTGGGACGACCTGCAGCCGGTGGACACGCTGGGCCTGGAGGTCGGCTATCGGCTGATCTCGCTGGTCGACAAGGCGCGCGAAGGCGACCTGCTCGCGCGCATCAAGGGCGTGCGCAAGAAGTTCGCGCAGGACGTCGGATTCCTGCCGCCGCCCGTGCACATCCGCGACAACCTCGAGCTCAAGCCGAGCACGTATCGCCTGAGCCTGCGCGGCGCGGTGGTGGGCGAGGGTGAGGCCTTCCCGGGCATGTGGCTGGCCATCAACCCGGGCGGCGCGACCACCCACCTCATCGGCACGGCGACCCGCGATCCGGCCTTCGGGCTGCCCGCGGTGTGGATCGAGGAGCGCCAGCGAGAGGCGGCGCAAATGGCCGGATTTACGGTTGTTGATTGCTCGACCGTCGTCGCGACCCATCTTTCACACTTGATGCAACTCCATGCGGCCAAGCTGTTGGGCCGAGTCGAGACCCAGCAGCTCGTCGAACACGTGACGAAGTTGGCACCGAAACTGATCGAGGACGTGGTTCCCAAGATGGTTGGCATCGCCGCATTGCAGAAAGTGCTCCAGCTCCTGCTGGAAGAGGGCGTGCACATCCGCGACATGCGCTCCATCGTCGAATGCCTGGCCGAGCATGCGGCCACCGTCACCGATCCCAACGAGCTGGCTCGTCGCATCCGCATCCATCTCGCGCCGGCCATCGTGCAGCAGATCTATGGCCCGACGCAGGAGCTCGACGTCATCGCGCTGGAGCCGGAACTGGAGCGCCTGGTCACGCAGGCGCTCAACTCGCCGCACGGCGCGGCCCTGGATCCCGGCGTCGCCGAGACGCTGACGCGCAGCGCGGCGGAATCGGCCAGGCGGCAGGAAGACCTGGGCGTGCCGGCCTGCCTGCTGGTGCCCGACCTGATCCGCGCGCCGATGGCGCGGCTGCTCAAGCGCGCGGCGCCGCGGCTGCGCGTGCTGGGGCACAGCGAGATTCCCGAGACGCATTCCATCCGCATCGGCTCGATCATCGGGGGGGCCGCATGA
- the flhF gene encoding flagellar biosynthesis protein FlhF, which yields MNVKRFSGKTSRDALNLVRQSLGDDAVVLSTKPCPEGVEVLAMASDSMQHIERIAVPAVAPARPAARAPTRGALPADEEVQKDVEQLAMSTLSFQDYVRERMLKRRQAAMKAEAPAEPVRAEPEMSPLQAKLTARMSAPAAVPAMPAGQAAQAVLRDTPVLREEVRASAEVPSLADHAPEPGRSQRAADEATAVRREQDMMNELRSMKGLIEERFGALAFMEKLQRQPGQARLTQKLLDCGFSPALIRKLAESLSIDTPDETAWAAGVLERNLMTGEAEAALEDQGGVYALVGSTGVGKTTSTAKLAAAFATKYGATNLGLVTLDAYRVGAHEQLRTYGRILGVPVHTAHDRASLEDLLDLLAAKKMVLIDTAGMAQRDSRTRELLDMLGHRSIQKLVVVNAAQQGETIEDVLISYRASLSRGVILSKMDEAVKLGPALDALIRHRLKIVGVANGQRVPEDWHRLSSHALVHRALRPSAGTAYRLDASDMNLIFAAPQARATGAGLQP from the coding sequence ATGAACGTCAAACGCTTCAGCGGCAAGACTTCGCGCGACGCACTCAACCTGGTGCGTCAGTCCCTCGGCGATGACGCCGTCGTGTTGTCCACCAAGCCCTGCCCCGAAGGGGTCGAGGTGCTCGCGATGGCGTCCGACAGCATGCAGCACATCGAGCGCATCGCCGTGCCGGCGGTCGCCCCGGCACGTCCCGCGGCCAGGGCGCCGACGCGCGGCGCGCTGCCGGCCGACGAGGAAGTGCAGAAGGATGTCGAGCAGCTCGCGATGAGCACGCTGTCGTTCCAGGACTACGTGCGCGAGCGCATGCTCAAGCGCCGCCAGGCCGCGATGAAGGCCGAGGCGCCCGCGGAGCCGGTGCGCGCCGAGCCCGAGATGAGCCCGCTGCAGGCGAAGCTGACCGCGCGCATGAGTGCGCCGGCGGCCGTGCCCGCGATGCCGGCCGGGCAAGCCGCGCAGGCCGTGCTGCGCGACACGCCGGTGCTGCGCGAGGAAGTTCGCGCTTCCGCCGAGGTGCCGTCGCTGGCCGATCACGCGCCCGAGCCCGGCCGCTCGCAGCGCGCCGCCGACGAAGCCACCGCCGTGCGCCGCGAGCAGGACATGATGAACGAGCTGCGCTCGATGAAGGGCCTGATCGAGGAGCGCTTCGGCGCGCTCGCCTTCATGGAGAAGCTGCAGCGCCAGCCGGGTCAGGCCCGCCTGACCCAGAAGCTGCTCGACTGCGGCTTCTCGCCGGCGCTGATCCGCAAGCTGGCCGAGAGCTTGAGCATCGACACGCCCGACGAGACCGCCTGGGCCGCCGGCGTGCTGGAGCGCAACCTGATGACCGGCGAGGCCGAAGCGGCGCTCGAGGACCAGGGCGGCGTGTACGCGCTGGTGGGCTCCACCGGCGTCGGCAAGACCACCAGCACCGCCAAGCTCGCCGCTGCCTTCGCCACGAAGTACGGCGCGACCAACCTCGGCCTGGTCACGCTCGACGCCTACCGCGTCGGCGCGCATGAACAGCTGCGCACCTACGGCCGCATCCTCGGCGTGCCGGTTCACACCGCGCACGACCGCGCCTCGCTGGAGGACCTGCTCGACCTGCTGGCGGCGAAGAAGATGGTGCTCATCGACACCGCCGGCATGGCGCAGCGCGACAGCCGCACCCGCGAGCTGCTCGACATGCTGGGCCACCGCTCGATCCAGAAGCTGGTCGTCGTCAACGCCGCGCAGCAGGGCGAGACCATCGAGGACGTGCTGATCTCCTACCGTGCGAGCCTGTCGCGCGGCGTGATCCTGTCGAAGATGGACGAAGCCGTGAAGCTGGGGCCGGCGCTCGACGCGCTGATCCGCCACCGGCTGAAGATCGTCGGCGTGGCCAATGGCCAGCGCGTCCCGGAAGACTGGCACCGGCTGTCGTCGCACGCGCTGGTGCACCGCGCCCTGCGTCCCAGCGCGGGCACGGCCTACCGGCTCGATGCGAGCGACATGAACCTGATCTTCGCCGCGCCGCAGGCACGTGCGACCGGCGCCGGCCTGCAGCCCTGA